Genomic segment of Streptosporangium sp. NBC_01755:
CCCGCCAGGAGGCCCAGTCCGTCGATGACCTGCGCCACCGAACTGGAGCCCGCCCGTTCGTACCGCGCCCGCATCTCCATGAGATCGGGGTGTTGCTCCAGGCTTGCGGGTCTCATCATGACCCATGCCCCCTTCCGATTCCACGCGAAATTCGATTTCATGCGAAAGCGAATTTCTACCGGTATACCCGACATAAGCTCCGAACAGCCCAAAGGATGACAAATCTAACTAACGAAATCCTTTGGACAGGGGCAATCCAGTGACCGCCCCGTCCAGCACGCTCCGCCGACACCGAGACACGGCGTCCCGGAATGTCCGCCAAGCAGGCCGGGGCCGCCGTTCACCATGCTCTACAGCCCGGTCATCGCCAGGCTGAGCAACTCCCGCAGCCCGCCCAGGCGCGCTCAGCCGCATGCTGTGACCCCTCTCAAGGGCGATGAGGACGTTCACCCTGGCGCGAGTCGGAGCCCAAGCGGAAGGTTTTGCGACCCCTCTCAGGGGCGATGAGGACCTCCCCACGGTAAAGTCCCAGGTCAGCGGCGTTGCGTTGTCTTTGTTCACGCGGTCACCCAGCCGAAGCCCGCTGAGTTGGCCTGTCCCAGGCCCCAGCTCCAGATTGCCTGGAGTGTCTCCGGCGGCCCGGTCAGCTCGACCTCGATCGGCGCTCCCACTTTCAGCCCCTGACCAACCGCGAAGGAACGCTTCGACCCCACCCAGGAGATCTCCGTCAGCGACACCTCGGGATCCAGCTCCAGGATCTCGGCCTTGCGCCGAAGGTTGCGCTGGAAGAACACCGGGAACTCCGGGTCCGCCGGCAACAGCCACGCCTGCCGGGTGGTCCGCTGC
This window contains:
- a CDS encoding CRISPR-associated endoribonuclease Cas6, which encodes MGGRGWVELGSPLFDVVTVLAQGVKQRELLDWGGAAFRVLSVAVVEPPGCESGRGRFRTSTPVVMKGTGREESGQRTTRQAWLLPADPEFPVFFQRNLRRKAEILELDPEVSLTEISWVGSKRSFAVGQGLKVGAPIEVELTGPPETLQAIWSWGLGQANSAGFGWVTA